One genomic region from Anabaena sp. PCC 7108 encodes:
- a CDS encoding serine hydrolase produces the protein MLEQQLEDIVKETMEFWDIPGLSIAIVRDTQVIFSQGFGFRNLEERLPVTSQTIFATGSSTKAFTASAIGILVDRGQLIWDSPVRNYLATFRVFSRYASEDITLRDLLLMRSGLPGYDVIWFGSNGSSPHTQLELYEHLTFMRSSHELRTMFQPQNLLYTVAGMVVGHISESTWETFVQDEIFEPLGMADSNFSVKQSQLSDNFAQPYECDGNSLKKLVLRNVDAIGPAGSINSTALDMAQWLILNLNGGKYGHRQVISSETLNQMQRPQFVVNSNSTDFAHLTPGSDNDTIDHARLLTSIRKKHSLSSLLRGIADAKQEASVDIFYPVSYGLGWLTSAYRGHYLIETSGGIDGFTAMVSLMPNSNLGVVVLTNLNKTMGAKSITYQIYDYLLDRTPLPWNQILQHEVEEQKKETEEKWEKILAGRKPWLQPCHPLVDYLGEFANRSLGSLSITMKDGCMIAT, from the coding sequence ATGTTAGAGCAACAGCTAGAAGACATCGTTAAAGAAACGATGGAATTTTGGGATATTCCCGGATTGTCAATTGCAATTGTTCGAGATACTCAAGTTATTTTCAGTCAAGGATTTGGTTTCCGAAATTTAGAAGAGCGTTTACCTGTGACCTCGCAAACTATATTTGCAACTGGCTCTTCTACAAAAGCCTTCACAGCAAGCGCAATCGGGATTTTAGTTGATCGGGGTCAACTAATTTGGGATTCTCCTGTGAGAAACTATTTGGCAACTTTTCGAGTTTTTTCCCGCTATGCCAGTGAAGACATAACACTTCGGGATTTATTACTGATGCGCTCTGGATTACCGGGGTACGATGTCATTTGGTTTGGCAGCAATGGTAGCTCCCCTCATACCCAATTAGAACTTTATGAGCATCTCACTTTCATGAGATCAAGCCATGAACTACGTACGATGTTTCAACCGCAAAACTTACTCTATACTGTTGCGGGTATGGTCGTAGGTCATATATCTGAAAGTACTTGGGAAACATTTGTTCAGGATGAGATATTTGAGCCATTAGGAATGGCAGATAGTAATTTTTCTGTCAAACAATCTCAGTTGTCAGACAATTTTGCACAGCCTTACGAATGTGATGGGAATAGTCTCAAAAAGTTGGTCTTACGGAATGTAGATGCAATTGGTCCGGCTGGCTCAATTAATTCCACTGCACTAGATATGGCTCAGTGGCTAATCCTCAATCTCAACGGGGGAAAATATGGCCATCGGCAAGTGATTAGTTCTGAAACGCTCAACCAAATGCAAAGGCCACAATTTGTAGTCAACTCCAACTCAACTGACTTTGCACATTTAACCCCAGGTTCCGACAACGACACAATCGATCATGCTCGATTACTGACCTCGATTCGGAAGAAACATTCTTTATCGTCTTTGTTGCGGGGGATTGCTGATGCAAAACAGGAAGCGAGTGTAGATATTTTTTATCCTGTATCCTATGGCTTGGGATGGCTCACCAGTGCTTACCGAGGTCATTATCTGATAGAAACATCAGGTGGAATTGATGGTTTCACTGCAATGGTGAGTTTAATGCCAAACAGTAACTTGGGTGTTGTGGTTTTAACTAACCTGAACAAAACCATGGGAGCCAAGAGTATAACTTATCAAATCTACGATTATCTACTTGATCGGACACCACTTCCTTGGAACCAAATTTTACAGCATGAGGTGGAAGAACAAAAAAAGGAAACAGAGGAAAAATGGGAGAAAATCTTAGCAGGACGCAAGCCTTGGCTCCAACCTTGCCATCCTTTGGTCGATTATCTAGGAGAATTTGCCAATCGATCATTAGGTTCTTTATCAATCACCATGAAAGATGGCTGTATGATCGCAACTTAA
- a CDS encoding zinc-binding dehydrogenase, with amino-acid sequence MVLAAVLTAPNRPIELQELPEPVLEKGGLILQTIYSEVCGTDVHLLRGHLGGVPYPIIPGHFSVGRVVDIGGKVLNLDGQPIQIGSIVTFLDVNETCNSCWYCLVAKTSTRCPQRKVYGVTYSSNEGLLGGWSELIYLKPGVKVLTLPEEVTPARFIAGGCSLPTGLHAIDRAQIQIGDVVVVQGCGPVGLSVAILALLSGAGRVIVIDKYESRLAVAKSFGVDDAIAIDDQAPQQHIERVLELTDGRGADVTIEATGVPIAVKQGIAMTRDGGRYVVVGHYTNTGEILLNPHLEINLKHIEIRGTWGIDFSHFYRMIQLLKRHRDQNREIAWERVISRFYRLEEINQALADVEQGLVLKAAIQPNLF; translated from the coding sequence ATGGTATTAGCGGCTGTCTTAACTGCGCCTAACCGTCCAATTGAATTGCAAGAATTGCCAGAGCCTGTACTTGAAAAAGGCGGCCTAATCTTACAGACGATCTACTCGGAAGTTTGTGGTACTGATGTACATTTACTTAGAGGCCATTTAGGGGGAGTACCCTATCCGATCATTCCTGGTCACTTTTCAGTGGGACGAGTGGTTGATATCGGTGGAAAGGTTTTGAATCTCGATGGTCAGCCGATTCAAATAGGGTCGATTGTGACGTTCCTTGATGTGAACGAGACTTGTAACAGTTGCTGGTATTGTTTAGTTGCCAAAACATCTACTCGCTGTCCACAGCGCAAGGTCTATGGTGTTACCTACTCATCCAATGAGGGGTTGCTCGGTGGGTGGTCGGAACTGATTTACCTGAAACCGGGAGTTAAAGTGCTAACGCTACCTGAAGAGGTGACACCTGCACGATTCATAGCAGGTGGATGTTCGTTACCAACCGGATTACACGCTATTGATCGGGCGCAGATTCAGATTGGCGATGTTGTAGTAGTGCAAGGGTGTGGTCCTGTGGGGTTGAGTGTGGCAATTTTAGCCTTACTTTCGGGAGCAGGTCGGGTGATTGTCATTGATAAATATGAAAGTCGTTTAGCTGTGGCAAAATCTTTTGGTGTGGATGATGCGATCGCAATTGACGATCAAGCTCCACAGCAGCACATTGAACGAGTTCTGGAATTAACCGATGGTCGAGGAGCCGATGTCACCATCGAAGCTACAGGAGTTCCCATTGCGGTCAAACAAGGCATTGCCATGACCAGAGATGGCGGTCGCTACGTAGTTGTGGGACACTACACGAATACCGGTGAAATCTTGCTTAATCCCCATTTGGAAATTAACCTCAAACACATTGAGATTCGAGGCACATGGGGCATCGATTTTAGTCACTTTTACAGAATGATTCAGTTACTAAAACGTCATCGCGATCAAAATCGAGAGATTGCTTGGGAGCGCGTAATTAGTCGTTTTTACAGGTTAGAAGAAATTAATCAAGCATTAGCAGATGTAGAGCAGGGATTGGTCTTAAAGGCTGCAATCCAACCAAATTTATTTTAA
- a CDS encoding MbtH family protein — MSENDREDATVYNVVVNHEEQYSIWPTYREMPLGWKDTGKSGSKEECLDYIKEVWLDMRPLSLRK, encoded by the coding sequence ATGAGTGAGAACGATCGCGAAGACGCAACCGTTTACAATGTTGTTGTTAATCATGAAGAGCAATATTCAATTTGGCCAACTTACCGAGAAATGCCTCTGGGCTGGAAAGATACTGGTAAAAGCGGCTCTAAAGAAGAATGCTTAGACTACATTAAAGAAGTTTGGCTTGATATGCGCCCACTCAGCCTCCGTAAGTAA
- a CDS encoding non-ribosomal peptide synthetase, producing MSSLMLNRNPEWSTLIDILRWRAIHQPDKQAYIFLPDGETEICLTYGMLEQRARAIAMQLQSICSPGERALLLYPSGLDFITAFLGCLYAGAIAVPAYPPRRNQNLTRLQSIVIDAQATIALTTQDLLDNDISIYLGQDRILGQLKWLATDTIATTDATSWQPPTLTEETLAFLQYTSGSTGMPKGVKVSHLNLLSNEQMIQHAFGHSSETIFVGWLPLFHDMGLIGNVLQPLYLGIPCIFMAPVTFLQTPFYWLQAISRYRATTSGGPNFAYDLCIRSTTPEQRSQLDLSSWQLAFNGSETVRAETLEAFTSTFESCGFKREAFYPCYGMAEATLFISGGAKTKSPQVLGVDDQALGQNQVAILEPDQPSYKAIVGVGHPWLDQSLRIVSPDTRQICAEDRVGEIWVAGTNIAGGYWNQSEQTAQTFNAYTADTNEGPFLQTGDLGFVHQGELFITGRLKDLIVIRGRNYYPQDIELTVEQCHPALRAGCGAAFSVDVAGEERLVIVQEVERHYLRKLPVETVVQAIRQAVAAQHELQVYAITLLKTASIPKTSSGKIQRSNCRKKFLEASLSVVGNSILNEPPAPTSADKPLLSGEILRSLPEIERRLKLELYLQQAILAVLGISPSALNKQQPLINLGLDSLAAVTLQHRLETELDLSLSMTAFLQDTSFEELILQLLEQLDRQPISRNQVFAIKSEEQHCTQELPLSPNQQGLWFLNQLAPDSGAYNIAFAVRIRSKLNVVALKQAFENLVTRHPSLRTSYILRDNQPWQQIHQHSSLSFKQIDATNWSENQLHNELITEAYRPFDLAQESLLRVLLFTSETNAPILLLSVHHIAADLWSLLVLVDELGLLYSSANTGTMAKLPPVAFSYTNYINWQRVHQLPALEQTSQSYWKEQLADLPLLNLPTLRSRPAVQTYQGAAHGFDLDLELTNQLKQLAQRCGVTLYTLLLTAFEILLHRYTGQDDLVVGSVTSGRQSHLKQTVGYCANPIVLRVDLSGNPTVQELLYRVRQTVLAALEQADYPFQRLVEILQPERDLSRSPLFQVMFVFQKPHILPESSPFVLRQPGAVLELDELVLESVGIEQRTAQFDLTLIVTETQQQLLASFEYNTDLFDHGTIERMSQHFQTLLGAIALETEQRVSELPLLTDQEQGEILKVWNRTQTSDTYETCLHHLIEAQVQRSADTVAVVFGERQLTYKALNEQANQLAHHLRSLGVKPGVLVGICVERSLEMVVGLFGILKAGGAYLPLDPSYPPERLTFMLSDAGVSVLLTQQRLLPQLPEQTVPRICLDSENSLLQTQSLDNPHFEVQPHDLAYVIYTSGSTGRPKGVMNTHRGICNRLLWMQDTYQLTSGDRVLQKTPFSFDVSVWEFFWPLLAGACLVVAQPGGHQDNPYLIRTIAEHQITTLHFVPSMLQLFLEEPNLEQTGSLRQVFCSGEALPNALQKRFFDNLDAALHNLYGPTEAAVDVTFWQCDRTQEQLAVPIGKPIANMQTYLLDRYGQPVPIGVPGELHLAGIGLARGYLNRPELTAEKFVPNPFSQEPGARLYRTGDLARYRPDGNLEYLGRSDFQVKIRGFRIELGEVEASLRQHPQVREAIAIAPDFGTNGQRLVAYVVPQLGTHLLNNELRCFLRERLPDYMVPSIFVILETIPLSPNGKVDRRSLPVPAADRVLQVGYVPPRTPTEELLVGIYTQVLGLKTIGIYDNFFDLGGHSLLATQVVSRIRTLFAIELPVHQIFEYPTIATLSPIVEAVCHQGNHWVSAPIQPMPPGGQLPLSFSQQRLWFLNHLEGHRPIYNMPAALRMIGPLQIPILERCFQEIVERQASLRTTFPLVDGIPVQKIAERLVCSLPVIDLQSLSGDEQAIAVQHHISEVACGSFSLDREPLLRLKLLCLARQSYILVVVMHHIIADGWSIGVMIRELSTLYQTFLVEANSPLAPLPIQYVDFAAWQQQLLENEQLAAQVDYWKQQLADATNILDLPTDYPRPPVQTFRGGQESFELSPALTAQLHDLARQSGATVFMVLFTAFVSLLYRYSGQEDILVGSPVANRNRQELEDIIGFFVNTLVLRTHLFDQLSFQELLTQVKQTCLEAYAHQDIPFEKLVEILKPERSLSHNPLFQVMFVFQNAPREQLNLSDVTLDWLEVDTATTKFDLTLIMEERGSQLVGTIEYSQDLYNRTTIQRLIGHLQTLLSEMVIAPQQMVATAKILSPTEEQQILQEWNFTPSTFNLVQCIHQLFEEQVTKTPDRVALELGDEHLTYRELNSRANQLAHYLRQLQVQPDEPVGLCVSRSLSGFVGLLGILKAGGAYVPLDPTYPPERLAFSIQDAKVKVLVTETDVASALPSSTFEIVYLDRDRSDIAQQSVDNPECPATGENLAYIIYTSGSTGIPKGVAMQHQSLINLISWQIENVTAPSSARTAQFASLSFDVSVQETFATWCEGGTLVLVPEQTRRDPTLLLRFLSDAGIKRFFAPYVVLQQLAEVAIERDQVPKGLQDLITAGEQLCITPEIARFFERLEHCTLWNHYGPTETHLATAYNLTGNPSKWVTFPPIGRPIANTQVYLLDRNQQLVPVGIPGEIYIAGTGLARGYYNRPELTADKFSAHAFSQATGRRWYRTGDIARYRADGVLEYLGRIDNQVKIRGFRIELAEIEAVLGQHPDVLEAVAIATMEPTENKRLIAYIVPKPNQVLTTQELRTYLKTKLPEYMVPSAFVMLETLPLTPSGKVDRRVLPTPDRSSFENNYIAPETSTEVVLADIWSEVLHLPQVSIHDNFFDLGGHSLLATQLLSRINQIFSSEISLQQLFMNPTIAELETVLAKLLGSQNQVDEIAQTFLEVNNLTPEEIEVLFKQIGHE from the coding sequence ATGTCTAGTCTTATGTTAAATCGAAATCCTGAATGGTCTACGTTGATTGATATTCTGCGTTGGCGAGCTATTCACCAGCCTGATAAACAAGCATACATTTTTTTACCCGATGGTGAAACAGAAATCTGTCTCACCTATGGAATGCTAGAGCAACGGGCGCGTGCCATTGCCATGCAGTTGCAAAGCATTTGTTCTCCAGGCGAACGCGCTTTGTTGCTGTACCCATCAGGGCTAGACTTTATCACCGCTTTTTTAGGTTGCCTTTATGCTGGGGCGATCGCTGTACCTGCTTATCCCCCGCGACGGAATCAAAATTTAACCAGGCTACAATCCATTGTGATCGATGCCCAAGCAACGATCGCACTGACAACCCAAGACTTACTAGACAATGACATTAGTATCTATCTGGGACAAGACCGGATATTAGGGCAACTGAAGTGGTTGGCTACGGATACGATCGCCACAACAGACGCGACATCTTGGCAACCTCCGACTTTAACTGAGGAAACCTTGGCATTCCTTCAGTACACTTCCGGATCAACGGGAATGCCAAAAGGTGTAAAAGTTAGCCATTTGAATCTGCTCAGTAACGAGCAAATGATTCAGCACGCCTTTGGACATAGTTCAGAAACTATCTTCGTCGGGTGGTTGCCATTGTTTCATGACATGGGGTTGATTGGTAACGTTCTGCAACCTCTGTACTTGGGAATTCCTTGCATTTTCATGGCTCCCGTCACATTCCTGCAAACTCCCTTTTACTGGCTCCAGGCAATTTCTCGCTATCGAGCGACAACTAGTGGTGGCCCGAATTTCGCCTACGATCTTTGCATTCGCTCCACAACTCCAGAACAGCGATCGCAACTTGACCTGAGTTCCTGGCAACTGGCTTTTAATGGCTCAGAAACAGTGAGGGCAGAAACCCTAGAGGCATTTACTAGCACATTTGAGTCTTGTGGATTTAAGCGGGAAGCTTTCTATCCCTGCTATGGGATGGCAGAAGCAACGTTATTTATTTCCGGTGGTGCTAAAACGAAATCTCCTCAAGTGTTAGGAGTGGATGACCAGGCCTTGGGGCAGAACCAGGTTGCGATCTTAGAGCCTGATCAACCGAGTTACAAGGCTATTGTGGGTGTGGGACACCCCTGGCTGGATCAATCGTTGCGAATTGTCTCTCCTGACACAAGACAGATATGTGCAGAAGATCGGGTGGGTGAAATTTGGGTAGCTGGTACAAATATTGCTGGGGGATACTGGAATCAATCCGAGCAAACAGCACAAACCTTCAACGCTTACACAGCAGATACCAATGAAGGACCATTTTTGCAAACAGGAGATTTAGGGTTTGTCCACCAAGGAGAACTCTTTATTACGGGACGTTTAAAGGATCTGATTGTCATCCGGGGACGCAATTATTATCCTCAAGATATTGAACTCACCGTAGAACAGTGTCATCCGGCATTACGGGCTGGGTGTGGGGCGGCATTTTCTGTGGATGTGGCAGGAGAAGAGCGACTGGTGATTGTGCAAGAAGTCGAACGCCATTATCTACGGAAACTGCCAGTTGAAACCGTCGTTCAGGCAATTCGTCAGGCAGTTGCAGCACAGCATGAATTGCAAGTTTATGCGATCACACTGCTCAAAACAGCCAGTATTCCTAAAACTTCCAGTGGTAAAATTCAACGCTCTAACTGCCGGAAAAAATTTCTCGAAGCCAGTTTAAGTGTTGTGGGAAATAGTATTTTGAATGAGCCTCCTGCGCCGACAAGTGCAGACAAACCACTTCTGAGTGGGGAAATATTGCGATCGCTGCCGGAGATAGAGCGCCGGCTCAAACTGGAATTGTATTTGCAACAGGCGATTTTGGCAGTGTTGGGCATTTCGCCGTCTGCCCTCAACAAACAGCAACCATTGATTAACTTAGGTTTGGATTCTTTAGCGGCTGTCACTTTACAGCATCGCCTGGAAACTGAACTGGATTTATCTTTGTCGATGACGGCATTTCTCCAAGACACCAGCTTCGAGGAACTGATTCTGCAATTGCTCGAACAATTAGACAGGCAGCCAATCTCCAGAAATCAAGTATTTGCCATAAAATCTGAGGAGCAGCACTGCACCCAGGAGTTGCCTTTGTCCCCCAACCAGCAAGGGTTGTGGTTTTTAAATCAGCTTGCACCGGACAGTGGTGCTTATAATATTGCTTTTGCAGTGCGGATTCGGTCAAAACTGAATGTGGTTGCCCTCAAGCAAGCATTTGAAAATTTGGTGACTCGTCACCCTTCCCTGCGGACATCCTATATTCTGCGGGATAACCAGCCGTGGCAACAAATTCATCAGCACTCTTCCTTATCATTCAAGCAAATTGACGCTACAAATTGGTCTGAGAATCAACTGCACAATGAGTTAATTACAGAAGCCTATCGTCCTTTTGATTTAGCACAAGAATCATTACTGCGAGTGCTATTGTTTACCTCTGAAACAAATGCGCCAATTTTGTTATTGTCCGTTCACCATATCGCGGCTGATTTATGGTCTTTGTTAGTCTTGGTGGATGAGTTGGGTTTACTGTATTCATCAGCCAATACAGGGACTATGGCTAAATTACCGCCAGTAGCGTTTTCCTATACAAACTACATCAATTGGCAAAGGGTGCATCAGTTACCCGCCCTAGAACAAACTTCACAGTCATACTGGAAAGAGCAATTAGCTGATTTACCTCTGTTAAATTTACCCACACTCCGCTCTCGTCCGGCTGTGCAGACATATCAGGGAGCCGCTCACGGATTTGACCTTGATCTAGAATTAACGAACCAACTAAAGCAGCTGGCTCAACGTTGTGGCGTTACCCTCTACACTTTGCTCTTGACTGCGTTTGAGATTCTCCTGCATCGCTACACGGGACAGGACGATCTAGTTGTGGGGTCGGTAACCTCTGGACGGCAGTCTCATTTGAAACAAACGGTGGGCTATTGTGCGAATCCGATTGTGTTGCGAGTAGACCTATCTGGGAATCCGACAGTCCAAGAGTTGCTTTATCGGGTGCGCCAAACCGTATTGGCTGCCTTGGAACAAGCAGATTATCCCTTTCAACGGTTAGTTGAGATATTACAACCGGAACGGGATCTGAGTCGTTCGCCACTGTTCCAGGTGATGTTTGTGTTTCAAAAGCCCCATATTCTGCCCGAATCGTCCCCCTTTGTGCTGCGGCAACCAGGAGCTGTGCTGGAATTGGATGAGTTAGTTTTAGAATCTGTTGGTATTGAACAGCGAACCGCACAATTTGACTTAACGCTAATTGTGACTGAGACTCAGCAGCAGTTGTTGGCATCGTTTGAATATAATACGGATCTGTTCGATCATGGGACGATTGAGCGGATGAGCCAGCATTTTCAGACGCTGCTAGGAGCGATCGCTCTTGAAACTGAACAACGAGTTTCCGAATTACCTTTACTCACAGACCAAGAACAGGGTGAAATCCTGAAAGTTTGGAACAGGACTCAAACATCTGACACTTACGAAACCTGCTTGCACCATTTAATTGAAGCCCAGGTGCAACGTTCTGCCGATACTGTTGCAGTGGTCTTTGGCGAGCGACAATTGACCTATAAAGCTTTGAATGAACAGGCAAATCAATTGGCGCATCACCTGCGATCGCTAGGCGTTAAACCGGGGGTTTTAGTTGGCATTTGTGTCGAGCGTTCCCTAGAGATGGTTGTGGGTTTATTCGGGATTCTCAAAGCAGGTGGCGCTTATCTTCCCTTAGATCCCAGCTATCCGCCAGAGCGGTTGACCTTCATGTTGTCAGATGCGGGGGTGTCCGTATTACTAACACAACAGCGACTTTTGCCGCAACTGCCCGAACAGACAGTACCAAGAATCTGTCTTGACAGCGAAAATAGCCTCCTACAAACCCAATCACTAGATAACCCACACTTTGAGGTACAGCCCCATGATTTAGCTTATGTGATTTATACTTCAGGCTCCACTGGTCGTCCCAAAGGGGTGATGAATACCCATAGAGGCATTTGCAATCGCCTGCTTTGGATGCAGGATACCTATCAACTGACCTCTGGCGATCGCGTATTGCAGAAAACTCCCTTCAGCTTTGACGTATCGGTATGGGAGTTTTTCTGGCCTCTCTTGGCTGGTGCTTGCTTGGTGGTAGCACAGCCGGGAGGTCATCAGGATAATCCCTATTTAATTCGCACTATTGCCGAACACCAAATCACAACCCTCCACTTTGTCCCTTCCATGCTCCAGCTGTTCCTAGAAGAACCCAACCTGGAGCAGACCGGCAGCCTTAGACAAGTCTTCTGTAGTGGTGAGGCACTGCCCAATGCCCTGCAAAAACGCTTCTTTGATAATTTGGATGCAGCGCTACATAATCTTTACGGACCCACAGAAGCTGCCGTTGATGTCACATTTTGGCAATGCGATCGCACCCAAGAACAGTTAGCGGTTCCCATTGGCAAACCAATTGCGAATATGCAAACCTATCTGTTGGATCGCTACGGACAACCCGTGCCGATTGGAGTTCCAGGGGAGTTACATTTGGCAGGTATCGGCTTGGCGCGAGGATACCTCAACCGCCCAGAATTAACAGCCGAAAAGTTTGTGCCGAATCCCTTCTCCCAAGAACCCGGAGCCAGGCTTTACCGAACTGGGGATCTCGCCCGTTACCGACCAGATGGCAACCTTGAGTATCTAGGACGAAGTGACTTTCAGGTGAAGATCCGGGGCTTTCGGATTGAATTGGGAGAGGTAGAAGCGAGCCTCAGACAACATCCTCAAGTGCGAGAAGCGATCGCGATCGCGCCAGACTTTGGCACAAATGGGCAGAGGCTAGTGGCTTATGTGGTTCCCCAACTCGGTACACATCTGCTCAACAATGAACTGCGATGCTTTCTGCGGGAGCGCCTCCCAGATTACATGGTGCCATCCATTTTCGTTATCTTGGAGACAATTCCCCTGAGTCCCAACGGCAAGGTGGATCGGCGTTCCCTCCCAGTCCCCGCCGCCGACCGAGTTTTGCAGGTGGGCTATGTTCCTCCAAGGACACCTACAGAGGAACTACTGGTGGGCATTTACACCCAAGTTCTCGGTCTAAAAACCATTGGGATTTATGACAACTTCTTTGATTTAGGGGGACATTCCCTTTTGGCAACTCAAGTGGTGTCTCGGATACGCACCCTTTTTGCCATCGAGCTGCCGGTGCATCAAATCTTTGAATACCCGACAATTGCCACCCTCAGTCCAATCGTGGAAGCAGTTTGTCATCAGGGAAACCACTGGGTATCTGCTCCTATTCAACCAATGCCACCAGGCGGACAGTTGCCTCTTTCCTTTTCCCAACAGCGCCTCTGGTTTCTGAATCATCTGGAAGGGCATCGACCAATCTACAATATGCCAGCTGCACTACGCATGATCGGCCCACTTCAGATTCCCATCCTAGAGCGCTGCTTCCAAGAAATCGTAGAGCGTCAAGCCTCTCTACGAACGACTTTTCCCTTAGTTGATGGGATACCAGTACAAAAGATTGCCGAGCGCCTTGTTTGCTCCTTACCTGTGATCGATCTGCAATCTCTGTCCGGGGATGAACAAGCGATCGCCGTACAACATCACATTTCCGAAGTCGCCTGTGGCTCGTTTTCCCTAGATCGAGAACCTCTGCTACGTCTTAAATTGCTATGTCTGGCACGGCAATCCTACATTCTAGTGGTGGTCATGCACCACATTATTGCTGATGGTTGGTCGATTGGGGTGATGATTCGAGAACTGTCTACCCTTTACCAGACGTTCTTGGTCGAAGCTAACTCACCTCTAGCCCCTCTCCCGATTCAGTACGTAGATTTTGCCGCTTGGCAACAACAGTTGTTAGAGAATGAACAGCTAGCAGCCCAGGTGGATTACTGGAAACAGCAATTGGCAGACGCTACTAATATACTGGACTTGCCAACAGATTATCCCCGCCCTCCCGTCCAAACTTTTCGTGGCGGACAGGAATCCTTTGAACTAAGTCCAGCTTTAACAGCGCAATTGCATGACTTGGCTAGGCAATCTGGGGCAACGGTCTTCATGGTGCTATTTACTGCCTTTGTGAGTCTGTTATATCGCTACAGCGGCCAAGAGGATATCCTGGTGGGTTCACCAGTTGCCAATCGAAATCGCCAGGAACTAGAAGATATAATTGGCTTTTTTGTCAATACCCTGGTGCTACGGACTCATCTATTTGATCAGCTTTCATTTCAAGAGTTGTTGACTCAGGTGAAGCAAACCTGTTTGGAGGCCTATGCCCACCAAGATATTCCGTTTGAGAAGTTGGTAGAGATCCTCAAGCCAGAGCGCAGTCTCAGCCATAATCCACTGTTTCAGGTGATGTTCGTGTTTCAAAATGCTCCTAGAGAGCAACTGAATTTGTCAGATGTCACCTTAGACTGGTTGGAGGTTGATACAGCCACTACTAAGTTCGATCTGACTCTAATCATGGAAGAACGAGGTTCCCAGCTTGTGGGTACTATCGAGTACAGTCAGGATCTTTACAATAGAACAACTATCCAGCGCTTAATCGGTCACTTGCAAACGCTGTTGTCAGAAATGGTCATAGCACCGCAACAAATGGTAGCGACTGCTAAAATACTCAGTCCCACAGAAGAGCAACAGATTTTACAGGAGTGGAATTTCACTCCGTCTACCTTTAATCTGGTTCAGTGTATCCACCAGCTATTTGAAGAACAGGTAACAAAAACACCTGATCGAGTCGCGCTGGAATTGGGAGATGAACATTTAACTTATCGAGAACTAAATAGCCGTGCAAATCAGTTAGCACACTATCTGCGACAACTTCAGGTGCAGCCCGATGAACCTGTGGGATTATGTGTTTCGCGAAGCTTGAGCGGATTTGTTGGTTTGCTGGGTATTTTGAAAGCTGGGGGTGCTTATGTCCCCCTAGATCCGACCTATCCCCCTGAACGTCTGGCTTTTTCCATCCAGGATGCCAAAGTTAAGGTGCTAGTGACAGAAACTGATGTGGCCAGCGCCTTGCCAAGCTCAACTTTTGAGATTGTTTACTTGGATCGCGATCGCTCAGACATCGCTCAACAGTCTGTTGATAACCCAGAATGTCCGGCAACAGGTGAAAATTTAGCTTACATCATCTATACATCAGGCTCGACTGGTATCCCCAAAGGAGTTGCCATGCAACACCAGTCTTTAATCAATTTAATTTCCTGGCAAATTGAAAATGTCACCGCTCCTAGCAGCGCCAGAACAGCCCAGTTCGCCTCATTGAGCTTTGATGTTTCCGTCCAAGAAACTTTCGCTACCTGGTGCGAGGGTGGAACTCTCGTTTTGGTGCCAGAGCAGACAAGGCGCGACCCAACCCTTCTACTGAGATTTCTCAGTGATGCTGGCATTAAACGCTTCTTTGCTCCCTATGTGGTTCTACAGCAACTGGCTGAGGTGGCAATTGAGCGCGATCAGGTTCCCAAGGGGCTACAAGACTTGATTACAGCGGGGGAGCAACTCTGCATTACACCTGAGATCGCCCGCTTTTTTGAACGACTGGAGCATTGTACCTTGTGGAATCACTATGGCCCCACAGAAACCCACTTAGCAACAGCCTACAATCTCACCGGAAACCCCAGCAAATGGGTGACATTTCCTCCTATTGGTCGTCCCATTGCTAACACTCAGGTTTACCTTCTGGATAGAAATCAGCAACTAGTACCTGTGGGGATACCTGGAGAAATCTATATTGCGGGGACTGGACTGGCCAGAGGTTACTACAATCGTCCAGAGTTAACGGCAGATAAGTTCTCGGCTCATGCTTTTAGCCAAGCCACTGGTAGGCGTTGGTATCGAACAGGAGATATCGCTCGTTATCGTGCAGATGGAGTCCTAGAATACTTAGGTCGCATTGATAACCAGGTCAAGATTCGGGGCTTCCGGATTGAACTGGCAGAAATTGAGGCTGTTTTAGGGCAGCATCCTG